The Nicotiana tomentosiformis chloroplast, complete genome region TGTACAACTTAGAATCAGATTTCCTTTTTTGTTTATGCAAAAGATTTCAGTTGCTATAAAGATATGACCTATATATCATATCTTGACTGGTTCTTTAGATCCAGATAATGCGAAGTGATGGGTTGGTTATTAGTTCTATAGTTTTTAGTTCATACTATGTGGGTTGGTCTTTTTTAATCCTAACCCTAAAAAACCAACGAGTCACACACTAAGCATAGCAATTATATCAACTGGTCAATCGAATTTTTATTCAACCTTATAGAATTAAGAATTATAAATGTTCCCCTTGATTGATTAGAAAAAGAATGAATTTGTCTTTTTTTGTTCAATCATTGGATAGAAGGGAAAGACAAGTAGTAAAATTATTCCTGGTCTAGAAATATCCAAATTTTGATGCCCAATACTCCATAGATAGTTCGAACTGTATAAGAGCAATAATCAATTTTCGCTCGAATCGTTTGTAGGGGAACCCTACCTTCTCTGATCCATTCAACACGTGCAATTTCTTTTCCGTCGATACGCCCCGCAATTTGTATTTGAATTCCTTTTGTATCTGCTTGTTCTGTTAATTCAATAGCCTTTTTCATTGCTTTTCGAAAGGAAACTCTATTCTTTAATTGTCCAGCTATAAATTCTGCAAGAATATTAGGGTTTCCATAAGGTTTTGCAATTCTTGTGACAGCAATGTTCAGTTTTCGGTTTACACAATTAAATTCTTTTTGTAAGGTCGTTTGTAATTCTTCGATTCCGCGCGGGCGACTTTCTATTAATAATTTTGGGAATCCCATAAAGATTATGACCTGGATCAGATCGATTCTTTTTTTAATTTCTATACGTGCAATTCCCTCGACGCCAGAGGACGTTCTCATATTCTTTTGTACATAATTCTTGATACAATCTCTTATTTTTTGATCTTCTTGTAAACCTTCCGAATAATTTTTTGGTTGTGAAAACCAAAGGGAATGATGACCTTGAGTTGTACCCAGTCTGAAACCAAGTGGATTTATTTTTTGTCCCATAATCCCCCACTATTATACATATCACGATATGGCATAGCTGTAGGTTTTTTTTTCCATCTCGTTTTTTTTAACGAATACATCTCTACATATTCATCATCTAAAGATATATCTTTCATTACAATAGTTATATGACAGGTCGATCTTTTTATTGGAAAACTACGTCCTCGAGCTCGAGGTTTCAATTTCTTCACAGTAGTACCTCCATTGACTTCGGCTTTACTAATGACTAAATTGGCTTCGCTGGAACCCATATTGTAACTAGCATTTGCTGCTGCAGAATAAACCAATTTCAAAATGGGATAACATGCCCGATAGGGCATGAGTTCTAGTATCATAAGCGTTTCCTCATAGGAACGGCCGCGGATTTGATCAATTACTCTTCGTGCTTTGTCAGCAGACATAGATATATGTTCACCTAAAGCATATACTTCTGTTTTTTTCTTCTTTAGCATAAGGTTTGCCTCCTACTACTGAATCATAAGCATCTAGATTTTTTTTTATTAATATTAACGACGAGATCTATTATCGCTTTTTGCATGTCCTCTAAAATTTAATGTAGGTGCAAATTCTCCCAATTTGTGGCCTACCATACTATCCGTTATATAAATAGGCAAATGCTCTTTTCCATTATGGATAGCAATAGTATGACCGATCATTGTGGGTATAATGGTAGATGCCCGGGACCAAGTTACTATTATTTCTTTTTCTGCTTTTGTGTTAAGCTTTTCAATTTTTTTTAATAAATGATTGGCTACAAAGGGATTTTTTTTTAGTGAACGTGTCACAAGCTTACTCCTATTTTTTTTTTTTTTTTTTTTTTTTGTAAAGTTTTTGTAAAAACGAAGAATTTAATTCGATTTTCTCTCCTATTTACTACGGCGACGAAGAATCAAATTATCACTATATTTATTCCTTTTTCTACTTCTTCTTCCAAGTGCAGGATAACCCCAAGGGGTTGTGGGTTTTTTTCTACCAATTGGGGCTCTCCCTTCACCACCCCCATGGGGATGGTCTACAGGGTTCATAACTACTCCTCTTACTACAGGACGCTTACCTAGCCAACGCTTAGATCCGGCTCTACCCAAACTTTTCTGGTTCACCCCAACATTCCCCACTTGTCCGACTGTTGCTGAGCAGTTTTTGGATATCAAA contains the following coding sequences:
- the rps3 gene encoding ribosomal protein S3, which codes for MGQKINPLGFRLGTTQGHHSLWFSQPKNYSEGLQEDQKIRDCIKNYVQKNMRTSSGVEGIARIEIKKRIDLIQVIIFMGFPKLLIESRPRGIEELQTTLQKEFNCVNRKLNIAVTRIAKPYGNPNILAEFIAGQLKNRVSFRKAMKKAIELTEQADTKGIQIQIAGRIDGKEIARVEWIREGRVPLQTIRAKIDYCSYTVRTIYGVLGIKIWIFLDQE
- the rpl22 gene encoding ribosomal protein L22, giving the protein MLKKKKTEVYALGEHISMSADKARRVIDQIRGRSYEETLMILELMPYRACYPILKLVYSAAANASYNMGSSEANLVISKAEVNGGTTVKKLKPRARGRSFPIKRSTCHITIVMKDISLDDEYVEMYSLKKTRWKKKPTAMPYRDMYNSGGLWDKK
- the rps19 gene encoding ribosomal protein S19, translated to MTRSLKKNPFVANHLLKKIEKLNTKAEKEIIVTWSRASTIIPTMIGHTIAIHNGKEHLPIYITDSMVGHKLGEFAPTLNFRGHAKSDNRSRR